GTTACAAAAAAGAAAGGGGATGCAATCCGATGAAGAAAGACAGATTAATTGTATTGACAGATGCTGTTCTAGCAATTATTATGACCATCTTGGTTTTAGAGTTAGAAAAACCAACAACACCAAGTCTTGAAGCTTTTTGGGATTTACGGCAAAATTTCTTTGCTTGTTTTCTTTCCTTTTTCTGGTTGGGATCGTTATGGATGGCACTAAACACATTATGGGAAAAGGTTGAGAAAATTTCCTCAGAAATTATTTGGTGGAATTTGTTTCTACTCTTGGAGCGGCAGGAGTTCTCTTTGGAGAATTTCATGCCATCCAAGATACCAGTCTGAATGATGTGGTGGACCGGATCTATATAAATGTCAAGGATTTACCGTTTCAGTCCTTGGGAGCTTTAGCTAATATCCTGTCTGATATTAAGAAGGGACTGATTCAAGACAGTCATATCTGGTCTTTCTTCCAGTCATTTTTCAAACAATATCAGTTGATAATCAGCTTAAATCAGATCTATCAGTTTGTCTATCTTTCTCTGATGGAGATCATGTCCTATCTTCACTTTGATTATTGGAAAAAAACGGCTCGGTCAGGAGCTAGTATGAATAAGGAGAACAAATGAAACGTTTAAAAATGTTATGGCATATTATGCAGGTTACGGGTTTTACTCGGTTTGCTCTGAGTTTTGTGACCTTTGTTTTTGGGTCAGGAGGCGTGCTTTTCCTAGTTGAACCTGCTATCACAAATTACGGAGACGGTCTTTGGTATGCTTTTGTGACTTCGACGACTGTCGGCTACGGGGATCTCCTAGCTGTGACCTTGATTGGAAGGATTACCAGTGTCTTCTTGACGATTTATGGGCTCATATTTTTTGGCTGTTTATCAGCTGTTATTTTTAATTATTATACCAATTTAAATAAGGAAAGAGGAGAGGACAAATGACTGCCAATTATTCAACACGGGAATACCGTGAGAAAT
The window above is part of the Streptococcus sp. Marseille-Q6470 genome. Proteins encoded here:
- a CDS encoding TMEM175 family protein, translated to MKKDRLIVLTDAVLAIIMTILVLELEKPTTPSLEAFWDLRQNFFACFLSFFWLGSLWMALNTLWEKVEKISSEIIWWNLFLLLERQEFSLENFMPSKIPV
- a CDS encoding potassium channel family protein; its protein translation is MKRLKMLWHIMQVTGFTRFALSFVTFVFGSGGVLFLVEPAITNYGDGLWYAFVTSTTVGYGDLLAVTLIGRITSVFLTIYGLIFFGCLSAVIFNYYTNLNKERGEDK